One genomic segment of Paenibacillus sp. FSL H8-0332 includes these proteins:
- the solA gene encoding N-methyl-L-tryptophan oxidase, whose amino-acid sequence MAESPVYDVIIVGAGSMGMSTGYHLARRGVKTLLIDAFDPPHTEGSHHGDTRLIRHAYSGDPAYIDLALRAQVLWEEVEAESGLELLVPSGVLNLADSGVYSFSGRLAEAHKRKVRAEQLDAEEIRRRWPALNLPESFEAMYEPDAGYLYSERCVTTYRQLALAHGAELLTNTPVLHVTAREGSVTVHTKHGDYHGAAAVLSAGAWFHSLSPFISLPIKAVRKVVGWFGSTPDFEAGRFPGFTLGSEEGGFYGFPGIGGAGLKIGRHDTGEEWKPGEPLAPFGSLESDERDLRRVLEAYMPGAAGRLLKGSVCKYEHTPDEDFIIDRHPDYRHVLLAGGFSGHGFKFCSVVGEILADLAVQGHTRQNIAPFALSRFNKRPE is encoded by the coding sequence ATCGCTGAATCTCCCGTATATGATGTGATTATTGTCGGCGCAGGCTCAATGGGGATGAGCACAGGCTACCATCTGGCCCGGCGCGGTGTGAAGACGCTGCTGATCGATGCCTTCGATCCGCCGCATACCGAAGGAAGCCATCACGGGGATACCCGGCTGATCCGGCATGCCTACAGCGGTGACCCGGCCTATATTGACCTGGCGCTCCGTGCCCAGGTGCTGTGGGAAGAAGTCGAAGCGGAGAGCGGCCTGGAGCTGCTTGTCCCTTCGGGCGTGCTCAATCTGGCAGACAGCGGCGTGTATTCCTTCTCCGGCCGCCTGGCGGAAGCGCACAAGCGGAAGGTCCGGGCCGAGCAATTGGATGCGGAGGAGATCCGCCGCCGCTGGCCGGCCCTGAACCTTCCGGAATCCTTCGAAGCTATGTATGAGCCGGATGCCGGTTACCTCTACAGCGAGCGCTGCGTTACCACCTACCGGCAGCTTGCCCTGGCTCACGGTGCGGAGCTGCTGACGAATACACCCGTGCTGCATGTGACCGCCCGCGAAGGAAGTGTCACCGTTCACACGAAGCACGGCGATTATCACGGAGCGGCTGCTGTTCTCAGCGCCGGTGCCTGGTTCCATTCATTGTCCCCCTTCATCAGCCTGCCGATTAAGGCGGTCCGCAAGGTAGTGGGCTGGTTTGGGAGTACGCCGGACTTCGAGGCCGGGAGGTTCCCCGGCTTCACGCTCGGTTCAGAGGAAGGCGGGTTCTACGGGTTCCCGGGCATCGGCGGGGCAGGGCTGAAGATCGGCCGCCATGACACAGGCGAGGAATGGAAGCCCGGTGAACCGCTGGCACCGTTCGGCAGTCTGGAGAGTGACGAACGCGACCTCCGCCGCGTGCTGGAAGCCTATATGCCCGGAGCAGCCGGGCGGCTGCTGAAGGGCTCCGTCTGCAAATATGAACATACGCCGGATGAAGATTTCATTATTGACCGCCACCCGGATTACCGCCACGTGCTGCTGGCCGGAGGCTTCTCGGGACATGGCTTCAAATTCTGCAGTGTAGTCGGAGAGATCCTTGCGGATCTGGCTGTG
- a CDS encoding LLM class flavin-dependent oxidoreductase has protein sequence MAITISVLDQSPIYPGETPEEAFQHTIELAQLSERLGFRRFWVSEHHDSEQVAGSSPEVLISHLLARTERIRIGSGGIMLQHYSPYKVAENFNVLASLAPGRVDLGVGRAPGGLPRSTQALQQGGGEASSLTDKIVELDQYVHNRLEADHPLTGLKAGPLPGTPPQLYVLGASVASAGIAAELGLPYVFSLFIGGDPAVALDAVRTYRSAFDTSSGKEPQVIIALAVIVADTEEEAGELAGAQKLIRIRFASGKTLTLASREQAEEFTRQSEESYTLEEREPEITKGTKESVREQLLALAEASGVEEFIVTTNVQPFGKRQRSFELLSEALAEVPAEASR, from the coding sequence ATGGCAATTACAATCAGCGTATTGGACCAAAGCCCGATCTATCCCGGGGAGACGCCGGAAGAGGCTTTTCAGCATACGATCGAGCTGGCGCAGCTATCTGAGCGGCTGGGCTTCCGCCGGTTCTGGGTATCCGAGCATCATGATTCCGAGCAGGTGGCGGGTTCCTCTCCCGAGGTGCTGATCTCGCATCTGCTCGCCAGGACAGAGCGCATCCGCATCGGCTCCGGCGGAATTATGCTTCAGCATTATAGCCCTTATAAGGTGGCAGAGAACTTCAATGTGCTGGCTTCGCTGGCCCCGGGACGGGTGGACTTAGGCGTCGGCCGCGCTCCCGGCGGCCTGCCGCGCAGCACACAGGCCTTGCAGCAGGGAGGCGGTGAAGCCTCTTCGCTGACGGACAAGATTGTGGAGCTGGACCAATATGTCCATAACCGGCTGGAGGCGGATCATCCGCTCACCGGGCTGAAGGCAGGCCCGCTGCCGGGAACGCCGCCGCAGCTGTATGTGCTTGGCGCGAGTGTCGCCAGCGCCGGGATTGCGGCGGAACTGGGACTGCCATATGTATTCTCTTTGTTCATCGGCGGCGATCCGGCCGTTGCCCTGGACGCGGTGCGGACGTACCGCAGCGCCTTCGATACCAGTAGCGGGAAGGAGCCGCAGGTCATTATCGCGCTGGCTGTAATCGTGGCGGATACGGAGGAGGAGGCCGGGGAGCTTGCGGGAGCGCAGAAGCTGATCCGTATCCGCTTCGCCAGCGGCAAGACGCTGACACTGGCCAGCCGGGAACAGGCGGAGGAGTTCACCCGCCAGAGTGAAGAATCCTACACGCTGGAGGAGCGGGAGCCTGAGATTACCAAGGGAACGAAGGAGAGCGTCCGTGAGCAGCTGCTGGCATTAGCCGAAGCCTCCGGGGTGGAGGAGTTCATCGTCACGACCAATGTGCAGCCCTTCGGCAAGCGGCAGCGTTCCTTCGAGCTGCTCAGCGAGGCACTGGCTGAAGTGCCGGCGGAGGCATCCCGCTAA
- a CDS encoding amidohydrolase, translated as MTNSATESAAQEVQALSFKERLVAIRRHLHRHPELSNEEVETSEYITSLLKQAEVKIVDYGLKTGVIAEIGGLQGGPVIALRADIDALPIQEETGLPYASQAPGRSHACGHDFHTAALLGAVYQLKEQEDNLKGTVRFLFQPAEEKAQGAQQIIAAGGLEKVRAVIGMHNKPDLPVGTIGIKEGPLMAAADGFRVGIRGFGTHAAVPEAGIDPIVAASHIVTALQSIVSRNVGSLSSAVISVTQIHSGNSWNIIPETAVLEGTIRSFDEAVRAKVLRRFEEVVLGVAAALGAEASVRWISGPPPVINDPLLARLGEETAANLGYTSVKPVPSPAGEDFAFYQQEVPGLFVFTGTAGRQEWHHPAFDLDEAALPVGAGFFSDLAVRVLEHLSAEGGADYR; from the coding sequence ATGACAAATTCAGCCACGGAATCTGCGGCGCAGGAAGTACAAGCGTTATCGTTCAAGGAGCGGCTGGTTGCGATCCGCCGTCATCTGCACCGGCATCCTGAACTCTCCAATGAAGAAGTTGAAACTAGCGAATATATCACCTCACTGCTCAAGCAGGCAGAGGTGAAGATAGTGGATTACGGGTTGAAGACGGGAGTGATTGCCGAGATCGGCGGCTTGCAGGGCGGTCCGGTGATTGCCCTGCGGGCTGACATTGATGCTCTGCCGATTCAGGAAGAGACCGGACTGCCTTATGCTTCGCAGGCTCCCGGCAGAAGCCATGCCTGCGGGCATGACTTCCATACGGCGGCGCTGCTTGGGGCTGTCTATCAGTTGAAGGAGCAGGAAGACAATCTCAAGGGGACGGTCCGCTTCTTGTTCCAGCCTGCCGAGGAGAAGGCGCAAGGCGCGCAGCAGATTATCGCTGCCGGAGGACTGGAGAAGGTCCGCGCCGTTATCGGGATGCACAATAAGCCCGATCTGCCGGTAGGGACCATCGGCATTAAGGAAGGTCCGCTGATGGCAGCCGCTGACGGATTCAGAGTGGGGATCCGCGGCTTCGGAACCCATGCGGCGGTGCCGGAAGCCGGGATAGATCCTATCGTGGCAGCCTCGCATATCGTAACGGCGCTGCAATCCATCGTCAGCCGCAATGTGGGCAGCCTAAGCAGCGCTGTCATCAGTGTTACGCAGATTCACAGCGGGAACTCGTGGAATATCATCCCGGAGACGGCGGTGCTGGAAGGGACGATCCGTTCATTCGATGAAGCGGTACGCGCCAAGGTGCTGAGGCGGTTCGAAGAAGTGGTGCTGGGTGTTGCAGCCGCCTTGGGGGCCGAGGCCAGCGTGCGCTGGATTAGCGGACCTCCGCCGGTCATCAATGATCCGCTGCTGGCCCGGCTGGGAGAAGAAACGGCTGCGAATCTGGGGTATACCTCCGTGAAGCCGGTGCCCTCACCAGCCGGGGAGGATTTCGCCTTCTACCAGCAGGAGGTTCCCGGTTTGTTTGTCTTCACCGGCACAGCGGGGAGACAGGAATGGCATCACCCGGCGTTTGATCTGGACGAAGCGGCGCTGCCTGTAGGCGCCGGGTTCTTCAGCGATCTGGCGGTACGTGTACTTGAGCATCTCTCGGCTGAAGGGGGTGCAGATTATCGCTGA